From the genome of Frateuria soli:
TTTCGATCCGCTGCTGCTGCGTCCGATCGACGATCTGGAGCTGACGGTACGTTCGGCCAACTGCCTGAAGGCCGAGAGCATCTATTACATCGGCGACCTGGTCCAGAAGACCGAGGTCGAGCTGCTCAAGACGCCGAACCTGGGCAAGAAGTCTCTCACCGAGATCAAGGACGTGCTGGGTTCGCGCGGTCTGGCCCTCGGCATGAAGCTTGAGAACTGGCCGCCGCCGGGTCTGTCGCACGGCATGCAGCTGGGTTGATGTGTGCGGCGGCGATCGAAAGATCGCCGCCGACGTTGCATTCTGGCAGGCGTCGGCTGACGATCCTGCCGGACGCTTTTCTGGGCGGTCCACTTGATCGCCCGTTTTTTGGGGCCAGCTTGGCCCATGCGGTCCTTTCGGATCGCCAGAGCAATAGACGGCCATCCATGGCCGCACTCCTCACGAAGAGCCCGTACTGACAGGGCTCGGAAACAGCGGGCAACCGCGGAAAGCCGGACATGATCGCCGGTTTTTCATAACAACAGACCGAAGAGAGTTCTCACCATGCGCCACCAGAAATCGGGCCGCAAGCTCAATCGCACCAGCTCGCACCGCGAAGCGATGTTCAAGAACATGGCCGCCTCGCTGATCAAGCACGAGCTGATTCGCACCACCCTGCCCAAGGCCAAGGAACTGCGCCGCGTCGCCGAGCCGCTGATCACGCTGGCCAAGGCCGACGGCGTTGCCAACCGCCGCCTCGCTTTCTCGCGCCTGCGCGACAAGGAAGCCGTGGGCAAGCTGTTCGTCGAGCTTGGCCCGCGCTACCGCGAGCGTCCCGGCGGCTACCTGCGTATCCTCAAGTGCGGCTTCCGTCCGGGCGACAATGCCCCGATGGCTTACGTCGAGCTGGTCGACCGCCCGCAGACGGCTGTTGCCGACGAGGTCGAGTAATCCAGAGAGGCACGGGCGTCCAGACGTCCAGACGCCCAACCCCGGCCGGGCGACCTGCCGGGGTTTTTGTTTTCTCCGGCGCCTGCTGACAGCGGAACGGCAAGCGGGTAATGTCGACTTTCCGCAACGCAACATGCTGCCATGAACCCTCTGCACTGGTCCTACCGCATCAGCTTCCTCGCGGGCTTCCTGATCTGCGTGGCCCTGCTC
Proteins encoded in this window:
- the rplQ gene encoding 50S ribosomal protein L17; translation: MRHQKSGRKLNRTSSHREAMFKNMAASLIKHELIRTTLPKAKELRRVAEPLITLAKADGVANRRLAFSRLRDKEAVGKLFVELGPRYRERPGGYLRILKCGFRPGDNAPMAYVELVDRPQTAVADEVE